In the Topomyia yanbarensis strain Yona2022 chromosome 3, ASM3024719v1, whole genome shotgun sequence genome, one interval contains:
- the LOC131692213 gene encoding uncharacterized protein LOC131692213 isoform X1, protein MAFSNNRMTSLLFLVLLVIISLIDYTAGETYECGIENYGPENHQYCVFRNVNYSKNTTSITFKAPTIKQQRVVFENSDMEYLPKEFLEKFGNDLKVLNVSGCKLRSVVITRALEELYAIDNFIEQVIVHQNAQSSPMKEIYLQSNRLKDISNITKSCKNIRILDLSRNQELAPESKFDLSMFEGFMQLEYLLLADIGAFYLDYSKKVNIPSLTLLDLSMNNLLSSDLRLDYLSSLEKLEMLRLNDNNMAQLDYTLLVEMKSLKQVFLEGNSFDCNYQRIMIKFLNENNIQTPVARPARNCPAGFKIESQMCCKSEMMMPGKPITGRPLLPIDTNAPAVPQIPLLNEATTKRMDTTAMTGTTKPKSDSSSDNGVTGLRLNAVSTLACFAMILMLRY, encoded by the coding sequence CAGAATGACATCGTTGCTGTTCCTAGTCCTGCTCGTCATCATATCGCTAATTGACTACACAGCCGGAGAAACGTACGAATGCGGCATCGAAAATTATGGCCCCGAAAACCATCAGTATTGCGTGTTCCGAAATGTCAACtattctaaaaatactacgagcATTACATTCAAAGCTCCAACCATCAAACAACAACGAGTAGTCTTCGAGAACTCTGATATGGAATACTTACCGAaagaatttttggaaaaatttggCAATGATCTGAAGGTGCTTAATGTTTCCGGTTGCAAGTTAAGGTCCGTCGTAATAACCAGAGCACTTGAGGAGCTGTACGCCATTGATAACTTCATAGAGCAAGTGATTGTGCATCAGAATGCGCAGAGTTCGCCAATGAAAGAAATTTATCTACAGTCGAATCGGTTGAAGGATATTTCAAACATCACTAAGAGCTGCAAGAATATAAGAATTTTAGATCTCAGTCGGAATCAAGAACTGGCACCTGAAAGTAAGTTTGATCTGTCGATGTTTGAAGGATTCATGCAGTTGGAGTACCTTCTACTGGCTGATATTGGAGCGTTCTATTTAGACTACAGTAAAAAAGTCAACATACCTTCACTAACTTTGCTGGACTTGTCTATGAACAATCTGCTGTCAAGTGATCTTCGTTTAGATTATCTCTCCAGTTTGGAAAAACTAGAAATGCTGAGATTGAATGACAATAATATGGCTCAATTGGATTATACACTCCTCGTGGAAATGAAATCATTAAAGCAAGTGTTCCTCGAAGGTAATTCATTCGATTGCAATTATCAGCGGATAATGATCAAGTTCCTAAACGAAAACAACATTCAAACTCCGGTCGCTCGACCAGCCAGAAACTGCCCAGCTGGGTTCAAGATTGAGTCACAAATGTGTTGCAAATCGGAAATGATGATGCCCGGCAAACCGATCACCGGTCGTCCCTTGCTTCCAATTGATACCAATGCGCCAGCTGTACCGCAAATACCATTGCTCAACGAGGCCACCACCAAACGAATGGATACAACCGCCATGACCGGTACCACTAAACCGAAATCCGATTCGAGCTCAGATAATGGAGTCACCGGCCTCCGCTTGAACGCTGTCAGCACTCTGGCATGTTTTGCCATGATTCTAATGCTGCGTTATTAA
- the LOC131692213 gene encoding uncharacterized protein LOC131692213 isoform X2, with the protein MAFSNKMTSLLFLVLLVIISLIDYTAGETYECGIENYGPENHQYCVFRNVNYSKNTTSITFKAPTIKQQRVVFENSDMEYLPKEFLEKFGNDLKVLNVSGCKLRSVVITRALEELYAIDNFIEQVIVHQNAQSSPMKEIYLQSNRLKDISNITKSCKNIRILDLSRNQELAPESKFDLSMFEGFMQLEYLLLADIGAFYLDYSKKVNIPSLTLLDLSMNNLLSSDLRLDYLSSLEKLEMLRLNDNNMAQLDYTLLVEMKSLKQVFLEGNSFDCNYQRIMIKFLNENNIQTPVARPARNCPAGFKIESQMCCKSEMMMPGKPITGRPLLPIDTNAPAVPQIPLLNEATTKRMDTTAMTGTTKPKSDSSSDNGVTGLRLNAVSTLACFAMILMLRY; encoded by the coding sequence AATGACATCGTTGCTGTTCCTAGTCCTGCTCGTCATCATATCGCTAATTGACTACACAGCCGGAGAAACGTACGAATGCGGCATCGAAAATTATGGCCCCGAAAACCATCAGTATTGCGTGTTCCGAAATGTCAACtattctaaaaatactacgagcATTACATTCAAAGCTCCAACCATCAAACAACAACGAGTAGTCTTCGAGAACTCTGATATGGAATACTTACCGAaagaatttttggaaaaatttggCAATGATCTGAAGGTGCTTAATGTTTCCGGTTGCAAGTTAAGGTCCGTCGTAATAACCAGAGCACTTGAGGAGCTGTACGCCATTGATAACTTCATAGAGCAAGTGATTGTGCATCAGAATGCGCAGAGTTCGCCAATGAAAGAAATTTATCTACAGTCGAATCGGTTGAAGGATATTTCAAACATCACTAAGAGCTGCAAGAATATAAGAATTTTAGATCTCAGTCGGAATCAAGAACTGGCACCTGAAAGTAAGTTTGATCTGTCGATGTTTGAAGGATTCATGCAGTTGGAGTACCTTCTACTGGCTGATATTGGAGCGTTCTATTTAGACTACAGTAAAAAAGTCAACATACCTTCACTAACTTTGCTGGACTTGTCTATGAACAATCTGCTGTCAAGTGATCTTCGTTTAGATTATCTCTCCAGTTTGGAAAAACTAGAAATGCTGAGATTGAATGACAATAATATGGCTCAATTGGATTATACACTCCTCGTGGAAATGAAATCATTAAAGCAAGTGTTCCTCGAAGGTAATTCATTCGATTGCAATTATCAGCGGATAATGATCAAGTTCCTAAACGAAAACAACATTCAAACTCCGGTCGCTCGACCAGCCAGAAACTGCCCAGCTGGGTTCAAGATTGAGTCACAAATGTGTTGCAAATCGGAAATGATGATGCCCGGCAAACCGATCACCGGTCGTCCCTTGCTTCCAATTGATACCAATGCGCCAGCTGTACCGCAAATACCATTGCTCAACGAGGCCACCACCAAACGAATGGATACAACCGCCATGACCGGTACCACTAAACCGAAATCCGATTCGAGCTCAGATAATGGAGTCACCGGCCTCCGCTTGAACGCTGTCAGCACTCTGGCATGTTTTGCCATGATTCTAATGCTGCGTTATTAA